A stretch of the Aegilops tauschii subsp. strangulata cultivar AL8/78 chromosome 4, Aet v6.0, whole genome shotgun sequence genome encodes the following:
- the LOC109782345 gene encoding uncharacterized protein: MADAPLYKQRRTYTRELHDVHLHGNHKLHVVCNSKGKDVDKMLSTFRRKLGGMPVKLVGVDVEYTHYVKPQRAAVLQLCVEKECLVYHISAAKGRPMELDKFLMNGEYTFVGFAIEGDKSKLKVSGLEINSDNYIDIQVEWRDPYNKKKFDSLADVAGRMIDIHYHDMKKKN, encoded by the exons ATGGCGGATGCACCTCTGTACAAGCAGCGCCGCACGTACACCAGGGAGCTCCACGACGTCCACCTCCACGGCAACCACAAGCTCCACGTCGTTTGCAATAGCAAGGGTAAAGACGTGGACAAGATGCTGTCCACGTTCAGGAGGAAGCTCGGCGGAATGCCCGTCAAACTAGTCGGCGTTGATGTCGAGTACACTCACTACGTGAAGCCACAGCGGGCAGCAGTGCTCCAGCTATGCGTAGAAAAAGAATGCCTTGTCTACCACATCTCTGCAGCTAAAGGCAG GCCAATGgaactagacaaattcctcatgaATGGTGAGTACACCTTCGTCGGATTCGCCATTGAAGGAGACAAAAGCAAGCTGAAGGTATCTGGTTTGGAGATCAACTCCGACAACTACATTGATATTCAGGTGGAATGGAGAGACCCATACAATAAAAAGAAGTTTGACTCTTTGGCTGATGTTGCCGGCAGGATGATAGACATTCACTACCATgacatgaagaaaaaaaattaa
- the LOC141021862 gene encoding uncharacterized protein: MAFTDEYKGDKAVEAHDNTKLHVIHTNDKKQMAISLAQYERHLSFQRHKIVGIDLEYNNEPEATQKPALCQLSIGKNHPVLLFQMSAAERCTVFDNFLADPRYTFAGFSIDSDKTRLERVNLEVANFVDIQKEWRVPEATKELDSLGDASGMLIDD, from the coding sequence ATGGCGTTCACCGACGAGTACAAGGGCGACAAGGCCGTGGAGGCCCACGACAACACCAAGTTGCACGTCATCCACACCAATGACAAGAAGCAGATGGCGATCTCCCTCGCGCAGTACGAGCGCCACCTCAGCTTCCAGCGCCACAAGATCGTCGGCATTGATCTCGAGTACAACAACGAGCCTGAAGCGACGCAGAAACCCGCCCTCTGCCAGCTCTCCATCGGCAAGAATCACCCAGTGCTGCTCTTCCAAATGAGCGCCGCTGAAAGGTGCACCGTCTTCGACAACTTCCTCGCCGACCCCAGGTACACCTTTGCTGGCTTCTCCATCGACAGCGACAAAACCAGGCTAGAGCGTGTCAATCTGGAGGTCGCCAACTTCGTCGACATCCAGAAGGAGTGGAGGGTGCCCGAGGCAACCAAGGAGTTGGACTCCCTTGGAGACGCCTCCGGCATGCTCATCGACGACTAG